CTGAAAATCTGTGGATGATTGGTACCCGAAAGGTCCTTGGTTTTAAATTATCTTCTccgaaaaaaaatagaaagtggaTGTGGCTCAATGCAGGAATTCATTGAATAGTACTTTCAGTCCTGAGGCACATCTGACCAAGATCACGGATTTGTTTCTCTCCACCGTAGACGCTCCTCCACTCCTCAttgcccctctttcttctttggttttcacCAAGGAAAGGTTGTGAGCATCTAACCTGGGCCCCATTTTAGCATATAAGTGATAGCAGTCGATAAACAGTTGTTGAATGTATTATCTGTGTTAAAATATACATCAGCTCGCATCttgtcttttcttgcctttgtaaTCAACCCTAAGTAACAGCTAAATCTTATcagacacaatttttttaatatactaccTTGAGGCAAGGAACCTGTGGGATCTCATTCACCCCTGGATTTTCCACACCTTGGTTAGTGCTTGTGGCAGACACTAGGTACAtatttttgaacaaataaaagtaaaaataaatggcaaattatgtctgttttaaaaaatatctgcattGTTCCAATTAAAGCAGTTGCTTCAATGTGCTTGAAACTCTGCTGTAAAGGAATAGACTAGACCCAGGAGCACAGTTTGTGAACATACCTTCCAGGATTCAATTGCTTCTGATGGTGTTGTAAAATAATCCCTCATTATTTAGACAACGTTTAGACAGGCAGACAGGAGGGATTGCTGTAGACATACTTTATTCATCCCTTAGGCTAGTGATAAGAGGACTATAagttcagaaaaatacaaagatgtcagtaaaagaaaaaaaaaagctgctgagcGTTTTAGTTAAATGCACCTAcgaggtggtggtgatggtggcataAAACTCCATTGGTGTTTCATGAACACGTTAAAATGAGGTTATACTGGCCCTTTTCAGCCCCTTTTACAATGTTTAGAACATTACCTACCACTAAGGGGAGTTGAAGATTTTCTTCCTGCCGAAACTCACAGACTTTCATAAATTAAATACGATCTGGAAAGCACAGACTCACCATTGACCTTATACAGTATGTAAGTCCATGAAGGCATGAACGCTTAAAGTGTAGTGTTGCCCAAGAAACTCCCGGTCACACCTCAGTTGCCCATGTGACCTTAATGATGACAGCCGTGACATTGAAACAACATCATATGAGAGCTATATATAAATAACTGCTCCATTTCTTTAAGGATTGAGAGGATTCTAGGAGGTGTTTTAACATGAGATCAAATTTTCCTCTATGCACATTACTATTTATATAAGGGAAACTGCACACACACTTTCAGAAGTAGAGACCTCAAATGGAATGTTTACAAAGACATATCATGTGATTTTGTGCATTTGCCAGCTTCCTGGCTATCTTACATCCCACAAGATGACTTTGAAATCAGGTCAACCTTGTTTGATGATTGGCTGTAGCACTTATCAACCATATTACTCTGGACAACTTTTCAgtgtccctgagcctcagtttcctcttttgtaaaatgggagaGTTGTCTGTGAAGATATTTAAGACGATTAGTGTTATTTTTACCTTCCTCCTTGATTTTCTGCATAAGAATTATGGCATCTCCGccaagttttctttattttgtacttCCATGTAATCTATTATGTTGAACCACACGCCtctatgaaattgccatttttgtaagttaaaatgttaaaatattaatacttttgTATAATTTACATTAGGGACATtacattaggtttttttttcttttttccccttaggtTTCAGTTCCAAGCACTGACTGATAACAAGGTTGGCATATCTCCAGTCACATACATGTGCAGGATGTCAGATTTTCTGTGCAAGATTATAACATGGAGTTAAAGCTTCTTGAAGAAAATCTCCATGTGAACACATGATTTTAGTCGGAGGAAAAAGTGGTCCAACACAAAATTTAGGTTCAGAATCTAATTTTCATAGCCTTAAAATATGAATATCATATAAGATGTAGTCGAAAATGGGCATTTATAATCCATGGTTCTAATAGAAGGAGACATACATTTGCATATGCTATTAACAAAGCACCAACTAACATAAGTACATAAGTATCGCCATTGCTAGAAAACACATTCTCTTCTGGAACCTAACTATTTGGTAAAGAACTTAAAATTGCTATCGCCTCCtatgtatatatgtctgtgtacatatacataaatcaACCCCAATTaaggtttttctcatttttaattgttgaaaaaATACCAGGTATAAAGGATCAGCAAAGGAAGATATGAGTCAGTATTATTGTTCTGTAATACTCTGAGTCAAATTAAGTGTAATAAGGAGATTTTAAAGTTTCTCTCTTATTTGCACACAAATGTGATGATGATCATAAataatgtgctttctttttctcctttgaattctgATCGCCCTGGAATTTAAGGCTGAAGTCTAAAGTATATCAGCTGATCACCTAACTGCTTGAGAGAACCACGTAAAATTTCAAACTAGCCTCTCAAACCATAGGCTTTTCTGAATGCCTGCTCATGGTGTGCCAGTTAAGACAGTCTCTTATCAAAATGAGCACCAACTGGAAGGCCTAGAACTGACACTAAAAATGactatttcatttctcttgccaCAAGTTAGAAAATAACGTCAATTTTCATATAATCTTCCAAGAAATTGATCCTAAACTGCAAAGTCTCAgatataaattccatttttaaagctCCAAAATCATTCTTGGCCTAAAACCAAATTCCACCTGAAGAGCAGATTTGTGTAAATTTTCTATTAAACTTGTTAAATCAAGAGAGCAGGGCATAAATAGTGTACATagtgtaacagaaaaaaataagccaaggTTTGAAATTTATGAATTCATGATATTGGATCTTTTCTGGTTAATTCTTTAATATCTAACATAGACTACAATGAATATTTAAAGACTACAATCACAAAGACTCTTTGGAAGACGTTTCAGGGATGATAATAAGTAGGCCATATTCAAATgtaacactgaaaacaaaacaaacagaagaaaaagattattttttctgtaaatcgaCTTTACAACTATCTCTAGTAGTTTACACATCATGACATCAACAAGTAAAAATGGTACCTAGCGCGTAAATGACTGGTTGACCCCAAGTGGCTCACGGTTCTTAAGTAAGCCTTATAACACCACTTAGCAGCTGGCAACGGACAGAGATGACATCTTGAAAATGTTGTCTTCTCAAAGGCAGCTGGGatcaggaaacattttaaatgagagtAAACACACATGGAGAACAGACAGAGCACCTTTCATTTCAGAgagcaggggcagaaagaagagtgaaaactaagagcaaaggaaaacatctttCTTATAATTAGCTATAAATGATGGCATGTTTGAAAACCAGCAGAACAGAGGAAGTTTTACTAAAACTATGCATCAGAAAATGTGTCAGAAGTAGACAGCCCAAGAGGAATTGATCTAAATACACCTTTTATCAAGATCACGTGTACATTTTTCAGTGGATACAAGGGAAAAAGTCAGAGACAACATACCTTGGCATAATCCTGCATGCCATAAATTTACACTTTCAGCATCTGTCTGTCACCTGCCCCCCCCTTCAGTCTGCAATAGTGTAGTCACTTTTGCCCACAGTTGCCTCCATGTTGCCCTACAAAGGCCCATTCCGTGGCTTGGCCAACCCCATTTCCTGATTGCCCATCCCTTCATCTCTGAGCACTTCAAGGCTCTACAAAAATATCATTTCCTTCCAGGAACCTATTTTTGATTCTCCCAGTTGGAGTTAATCTCATGAAATTCCAGACCGTTGGGGTGGCCAAAGATCATAGAGATAAGTGGTTCCAATTCCTCTTCTCACAGCTGACTTCGAGTTCaaatacttttgtttcctttttcagcaaagttcttttttcttttaagttttttaaataaaatttctagttAGCTAACAGtgaatattggtttcaggagtacaattcagtgattcatcccttacataccacacccagtgctcccaACAAGTGAcacaactgtttttttaaaatgacttcacCCTGACCGTAAAAATTTTTCAACCCATTCCGTTAACCTTCCTACTCTTGCAACACTCAATACAGAGCTGTGTGTTTGGGGATTGTGCAGTAACAGCTTGTTGGattaaatgcaaagaaattaaTCCCAACACATGATGTTACCTGGTTAATAAGCATCTCCTCTCATGGTGTTAGAGACCTCTGGTTTGGGAAAGTTTAAAACATTAGGAAAACAGTAAATGTTGTTTATCCCCAAATAAACAGTATTCTAAATGAAACCTAGCTGACAATTAAAATTTTGGGTGCCTTAAAGTTTCTAAATTACTTGAAAGCCACATTCCCCCTATAACTAAGGCCTTGAGGTAGATATTGCCACTAAATGCTGAAAAACAACATTATAATCTAGGTCTTTTGGCTCCTGTCTAGGGAACCTCCTACCACCTCTTACTTTCTCTAATTATGGGAACAAGTCATTTCTGACCTATGGAGAGCAAGAAAATCTACAGTGTCGTCTGCTCATAGTTTCTCCTACTAGGCCTCACCAATCAAAATATGGTCCCCAGACCAGCCACATCATCATCTCCTGGGAATATTTTGGGAAAGGAAATATCTTAAGCCATCCCAAAATGTACATCTTAGCAAGATACCTATGTTATTTGTATGCCCAACGAATTCTAGAAGAACAATTCCAGACAATAGAGAAACTGCATTTTTAGTTCGGACACTGTTTGTATCTGAAATGAGTGAATAATTTTGAGGAGCAAAAAGCAACTGAATACCTTAAGTAAATGCTGCTGGCaagagaaaaataccaaaaatgaaatatgtagtGAATTAAGTAGTAGCAGTGAATTAAGTAGTATACAACAGGATttgcttcttaaaatataatattaaagagGAGAAAGCATTTTAACATTATTGAAACATAGATGTACCTTACATTTATTGAATCATGCTTGGAATAATTCTAGAATTtcacaaaaacatttctttataggCCACcacataaaaatttacaaaacttgCCAGACAAAACTTAACGGAAAATGTAAGAAGTTTCGTTCACTTAAATGTCATAATAATTATCATTTTCCAGTTAGGAAACTACCTTACCTTTTTTATGGCAACAATTTCTGGTTTTCCACCAAATTGAGTTCTCTCTgttcaattattttgaaaaagcaaacaaattagcaatatttaaaaaaacaatggtaCATTTCCAATTCTTTTTATTGACTCAGTACCTTCCATCTCCTGAAAAGTTAGTTGTGAATCACTGAGTCTTTTCTGGTGACTTGGCAGGTATGAGGTCAGAAAGTTCTAGAAAGTGTAGCGTTGAGGATGGAAATATCTGATTCATATAAGTTTGCCTCTGCTCTCAAGAGACTTGGAGTGGGGAGCTCAGATCCAGGAGCTCTGAGAGAGTAGCTAACTGCAGAGCCCCAGTGGAATTGTTCTTCTAACTCTCTTTCTTGGAGGATATCAAaatattctgtgtatttttaatgtcccgagtattttcagtttcctttttttccaaacgAAGGACTATTTCATATCAATTTCATGGTCCTTTGGGCTTCATTCTGTCAAGATAAGGTACCAAAGATAAGGTATCCTTTCTGtatattaaaaacacataaatatgtgTAGGCTAAATTAAACATTAGCTGATATCCAAAGGAGGGACAATTGACTCTGAAAAGGTTGCTGTTTACAGTTTGACTCCTGAATGTAATAAGATATTGGGGTAAGAgggaagtatttatttttgctttagtgaTTTATATTAGTCTGACTaaaatccttaataaaaaaaacaagaagaagaaaatccagtTAAGGTGCCACAAATCTTGAAAAAATCAGTTCAGCCAACAAAGAACATTGAATGAGAAGTCAGTAGAGCTGGGTTCTAGTTCCGGTTTTCATACTTAGCTGTAAAATTCAGGGCAAATCATTTAATATCTCTGggttcagttttctcatttgctgCCTACCGTCAAATCCTGGGTGTGGAAAGGAGGCTATTTTACTAACTCTGGGAAATGATGGAAGGTGGACAGTAGGTAGGAGGCTGGATCACTTTCTTCCACAGCAAACAAGTCAGGATGACTACATTCTGAAACGAACAAGTGCCATGAAAACCTATAGAGAAAATTATCTGTTTCAATGAAAGGGGACTAACTGAGCAGAGCTTTACACGGGGCTATTTGATGTTTTCAAATACGAATAGGATCtagtagaagaaggaaaaagtattAGAAGGAACTATATGGTGTAGGGCTACTAACATTTTCTTGCATCTGTAAGCACTAGCATGAACAAGAACCACCATCACAAACATTATcctttggccaaaaaaaaaaaaaaaaaaaaaaagcaatgtctaACCCTCTCCACCGAATTTGTTGTAAGTTTGTCGACAAACTTACATCAagatatttagttttcttttctaaagtcaTACGTTAAGGAATTGGGAGGaaatttaatacaaattaattCAAGATACTTCTACTTTCCAGTAAAACTAAATtcgattttacttatttttttttagcaattggtcttttaaataaaaacagaacatctgcgtgtgtgtgttgggggggggtgttcaAATACCAAAGCAGCATAAACAtcagtacagtaaaaccttggatcgtAACTTGCTCTGTGAGTGatccgcaagatgagcaaacatttctaataaattttaacttgataaatgagccgATGTCTTGCAACACAAGTAATACATGATGCCGAATATGACATGGTCACAACTGAGCCGGTGGTTCGTCTCTCACAATACACACTgtaggattgtgggtgatcatctcccatgctcagacgctcggtctcaggctgtggtgtttggcagaaatcagtgatttttcagaacgttggaggCTGCCCACAGCTGGCACTAGTgaattttttgtcacttcaaagcacctctggacagtcctttgcttttccatacaagaatcAGCTTAGGAacgctttgcttcattctaggtcaggtggcctgcagatacagaccctttcttctgctgccttgtcagttacattaaatacagtatatgacaagagtttatgaATACTGGATTGTGGTCAACATCCGTGCTAGCATACACAATGGCCCCCGTGCggaaaaaggttaaaaagaaaggCAGTTATAAGGAGATGATCACAGTGGAAGTTAAGATGGAAATCACTGAGAAGTACAAACGACGTATGCAGGTTGCCGAAATTGCAAGATGTTATAAGAAGTCTATGTCTGCATCTTgtttgcagaggaggaggagacaaaggaggaggagaggaatcGCTcgcttcaaatgagattagggagatgtgtaaaatgtgtgaAACAGCACAAAATTTTGTGGAAAAGCACCACCTGTACAAGTCTGTAGCAGTGCGAGGGATGAATCAGTTGAATGACCATGCAATGTCACAGTTCCCCGAAATCCTCCAAAGGAGGCAAAACCAAGTGTCACTGGATAGGTCCCTTGTTAAaattgcatgaaaagaaaaagattcccttgagccaatagatagcagtgattgcgttagtgatagtgaaagtcgtcctacacaataaccctcctctctcttgtttccctcacaccagccatgaaggttttcagaGGTAAATGCAGACTAATttgcttacttttctttatattttgtactttttttataattttgtattatgttacagtattgcaatcatttttatatgaatatttttgggttgtggaacgaatcatctgagtttccattatttctttcgGGGAGacttgctttgatatacaagtgctttggattacaagcatgtttctggacgaaattatgctcacaaaccaaggttttactgtatttcattaaaaagaattgCCAAAAAGCCACAATAGCATCCAACACACCATATTAGCTCTCATCATTGCACCTGGCTTTAATTCCTCTCTTCTTGGAAAATCAGTGTTTCCACTTATTTTGTACTTGCAATCTCTTTCACCATCCCAAAGAATCTCCACCATTTCTCCTCTACTCTAAGGCTACGGGGAGGCACCAACCTATCAGCACGCTAGCAGGGATGGAAGGTCTAGACAATATGTGGCAGGGCCATCTTTGGGCAGGTAGACAAAACTAATATTTCAGCTGACAACAGAATGGTCACTGCTTAATTGTGATTTGTGCAATTAACTAAGATCAAAGTAAATTTACGGGCAATGATGTAAGCTTTTCCATAAAGAGGAAAAATTGCTAATTTGTTCATCAATATCGTTCATcaatttctaaataaagaaattaggggcacctgggtggctcagttggttgagtgtccaacttcatctcaggttatgatctcatggttcgtgggtttgagccccgtgtcaggctctatgctgacagctcagagcctggaacctgcttcagattatgtgtctccctttctctctgaccctcccccgcttgcactctgtctctctcaaaaacaaataaagattaaaaaaaaaaagaaatgaaccacaAAAAATTTTAGTGGAACGCAGttcacttacacacacactcacataactaaaattaaaacattataagGCATTACTTACCCTCAATGCAAGCAACGTATTCTGAGacgatttattttcttctgtttgtttttcatgaaaaatgctgtttgcAGCCAGTGGTGTATTGGCACCTCTCATGCCCACTGACAAGAACAGGTTAACTTTTCAGGACTTCTGAGAGCCAGTTGACATCACATTTATAGCTTGATTTCAGCTAAATGaacaatatatattcattctgctaaataaatatatgtgtgtgtgtgtgtgtgtactggaaTCAtaattttcatacatatatatatataatctctctctatatatatgttgagtttatatgtatatttatagtcAAATTCTGCAAATCAaggcttttttcttccttttcagagtCAAGTGTCAAACACTTAGCAGCACACCCCTGGTTGCAGACCACTAACTTCACTTCACAAGTTACTAATGGGCCTCAACTTATAGTTAAAAAGACGCTGAATAAAaacctcatggctcatgagttcgggtcccgtgttgggctctgcactgacagtgcaaagcttgcttgggattctctctctccctctctctgcccctcctctgctctctctctctcaaaataaataaactttacttaaaaaaaaagaaagaaagatttaaccTCACAATAGTAAATTCTAGTAAAGGTTTAACTCTCAGCTAACCAGTGACTGGTTCCTGACAGAATATgcatgtttgaaattatttctgtatttatttgccTATAATTATTAGCTGTTGACATTTCAAACTACATCCGGTCagacaagaaagaacaaaaagcgAATGGAAGAATCACACAAAGTGCTCGTGGTGGTAAGAGGCAGCAGGAGTTTTTGAACTCAGTTTATGCTCTGATCCCTTCCAAATAGTATCAAGGTTGTGTGTTCTTTTCACACCATTCCTGGCTTTTCCTCGTCTTCTCTTTATCCTTCCaagttccttcctcttttctccataGAAGTAATAGGTATATGAAGTATTCTGAAGAAGAGGGATTTGGGTTCCaagagaagactttttttttccctcaagtctTAGAAACTAAAAGCTTGCCTTGGTAGCCAAAATCAcgcacacacctacacacacgtatacacacatgcacacacatatacgcacatgcacacacatatacacatgcttTAAGTGACTTTATTCTTCTACATTCCTGTGCTTTTGCCTCATTTCACTCATACACAAgtctattcagtttctttttgggTAAACAGATCAGTAGTATGGAAACGTGAGCTGAAAATTTTACCTAGTAAAATGCACTTCAGCGCTCTGCGAAACCAGGGGTAGAAGAAACCGTATATTAACGGATTACACGTGGAGTTAAAATAGCCAAACCATGTCAAGGCATCAAACAGAACTACAGGAGTAGAGAAGTTCAAAAAGGGATCCAATAAAATTGTGAAAAAACAGGGAAACCAACATAGTAAGAAAACGCCCATCACTATTCCTAAAGTTTTGGCCGcttttttgtctttcctcatTTGATTATTTTGATTTTCGGGCAATCTATTGATTGCACGAGCATGTTTTCTTGATACCGCAAAAATCTTGCCATAAATCCCCACCATCACAGACCCAGGAGTGAAGAATCCTGCCATGAACAAGGTGGTCCCCCATAACTTGTTGAACATCACTGGACAGGAACTGGAACAGGCCACCAGTATATCGTAGCCCTCAATCCCGTCGGCATAGGCCTCCGAGAAGACCACCCCGAAAGCAAATGCTCCGGGAACCGACCAGCAGAGAAATAGCAACCGCTTGATGAGGGGAATCGTCATTTTCGTGGAATAACGTAAAGGGTAGCAGATAGCATAAAATCTGTCAATAGCCACAGAGCAAAGATGGAAAATGGACGTTATGCTAAGCATCAGGTCAAAACTGTAATGAATCTTGCAAAATGTAAGCCCGAAATACCAGCAAGTCTCCACCGATCTGACCATACTGTAGGGCATGATGGTGAGCCCCAGGAGGAAGTCAGTGACTGCCATGGAGAGGATGAGGAAGTTGGTTGGTGTGTGAAGCTGCTTGAAGAAGGAAATGGATATTATCATGGCGAGGTTGCCAAACACCGTGATGAATATGGCTGCGGCCATAAATGAATAC
The nucleotide sequence above comes from Panthera tigris isolate Pti1 chromosome B2, P.tigris_Pti1_mat1.1, whole genome shotgun sequence. Encoded proteins:
- the LOC102972153 gene encoding trace amine-associated receptor 2, producing MYSFMAAAIFITVFGNLAMIISISFFKQLHTPTNFLILSMAVTDFLLGLTIMPYSMVRSVETCWYFGLTFCKIHYSFDLMLSITSIFHLCSVAIDRFYAICYPLRYSTKMTIPLIKRLLFLCWSVPGAFAFGVVFSEAYADGIEGYDILVACSSSCPVMFNKLWGTTLFMAGFFTPGSVMVGIYGKIFAVSRKHARAINRLPENQNNQMRKDKKAAKTLGIVMGVFLLCWFPCFFTILLDPFLNFSTPVVLFDALTWFGYFNSTCNPLIYGFFYPWFRRALKCILLGKIFSSRFHTTDLFTQKETE